From the Desulfovibrio sp. JY genome, one window contains:
- a CDS encoding ATP-binding cassette domain-containing protein: MLDLAGVACTFGDRGVLGGIDLTLAQGDFAFLTGPSGSGKTTLLRLLHGSLPWQEGRGVIAGHDLAAVQQAGLYKLRRDVSMVFQDFRILPDRTVFDNVALPLLVRGMERGRLRHRVRAALLALELADDAGRSCAELPGGGQQRVAIARAVVAGPKIMLADEPTGNLDAALSVKVLSILRQFAVHGTAVLMATHDRELMAGVPDARVFTLPGREGAA; encoded by the coding sequence GTGCTGGACCTGGCTGGGGTCGCCTGCACGTTTGGCGACAGGGGCGTGCTCGGCGGCATCGACCTGACGCTGGCCCAGGGGGATTTCGCCTTTCTCACCGGCCCGTCCGGTTCGGGCAAGACCACGCTGTTGCGCCTGCTGCACGGCAGCCTGCCCTGGCAGGAGGGCAGGGGGGTGATCGCCGGCCATGACCTGGCTGCCGTGCAGCAGGCCGGGCTTTACAAACTTCGCCGCGACGTCTCCATGGTTTTTCAGGATTTCCGCATTCTTCCCGACCGCACCGTGTTCGACAACGTGGCCTTGCCGCTGCTGGTGCGCGGCATGGAGCGCGGCCGGCTGCGCCACCGGGTGCGCGCGGCGCTGCTGGCCCTGGAACTGGCCGACGACGCCGGGCGGTCCTGCGCCGAACTGCCCGGCGGCGGCCAGCAGCGCGTGGCCATTGCCCGGGCCGTGGTGGCCGGCCCGAAAATCATGCTGGCCGACGAACCGACCGGCAACCTCGACGCCGCGCTTTCCGTGAAGGTGCTTTCCATCCTGCGCCAGTTCGCCGTCCACGGTACGGCCGTGCTCATGGCCACCCACGACAGGGAACTTATGGCCGGCGTTCCCGACGCCCGGGTCTTCACCCTGCCGGGCCGGGAGGGGGCGGCATGA
- a CDS encoding cell division protein, with protein sequence MIGRLFLSGARDLLRHPGRLAATVAGVAAVVYLCGLFVLAGTALDAAFAREQGRVRFQVYWKPGADPALIARQMDWMRALPGLVATQAFTPSQALALLGHSLGPQADLSAFAAHNPLPQTMLLTFRPPVAGEGFARDMYKRLSGVEGVAEVRYDPHAMDAAVAVGLVTRRAVLPLAGLLTLLVGLVVGGMVRLSMLHRREELEILRLVGASEWYIRLPLAVGATLTGLCGAGVALAALRLTQATLAYALDVPPIFFRLPFMPGWLALALALAAAFVAGLAGLAAALEPRS encoded by the coding sequence ATGATCGGGCGGCTTTTCTTGTCCGGAGCGCGGGATCTGCTGCGCCATCCCGGGCGGCTGGCGGCGACCGTGGCCGGGGTTGCCGCCGTGGTCTACCTGTGCGGGCTTTTCGTGCTGGCCGGCACGGCGCTGGACGCCGCCTTCGCCCGGGAACAGGGTCGGGTGCGCTTTCAGGTCTACTGGAAGCCCGGGGCGGACCCCGCGCTCATCGCCCGGCAGATGGACTGGATGCGCGCCCTGCCCGGACTTGTCGCCACCCAGGCCTTCACCCCGTCCCAGGCCCTGGCCCTTCTGGGGCACAGCCTCGGGCCCCAGGCCGACCTGTCCGCTTTCGCCGCCCATAACCCGCTGCCCCAGACCATGCTGCTCACCTTCCGGCCGCCCGTGGCCGGGGAGGGCTTTGCCCGCGACATGTACAAGCGCCTGTCCGGGGTCGAGGGCGTGGCCGAGGTGCGCTACGATCCCCACGCCATGGACGCCGCCGTGGCCGTGGGGCTGGTGACGCGCCGGGCCGTGCTGCCTCTGGCCGGGCTGCTCACGCTCCTTGTCGGGCTCGTGGTCGGCGGCATGGTGCGCCTGTCCATGCTGCACCGGCGGGAGGAACTGGAAATTTTGCGGCTGGTCGGGGCCAGCGAATGGTACATCCGGCTGCCGCTGGCCGTGGGCGCGACCCTGACCGGGCTTTGCGGCGCGGGCGTGGCGCTGGCGGCGCTGCGCCTCACCCAGGCCACCCTGGCCTATGCCCTGGACGTGCCGCCGATTTTTTTTCGCCTGCCCTTCATGCCCGGCTGGCTGGCCCTGGCCCTGGCCCTGGCCGCCGCCTTCGTCGCCGGGCTGGCCGGACTGGCCGCCGCCCTGGAGCCCCGTTCCTGA
- a CDS encoding sirohydrochlorin cobaltochelatase — protein MACGIVLAAHGSRHPGAMAGLAAFGERLGREYPECLVAIARTIGRKHGGTEAFGGARRVPDVLAAMAERGIKRVAVQSLHVVPGEEYHEMLAGLRRFLENGGRRMTFSVGAPLLASLADVDRVAGAVLAGLPPERAPNEALVVMGHGAPPPGAGFYEALREKLFRLDPLARFGAMPRERGVPCPDLEAIVADLTARNVRTAWLLPFLTVAGAHACCDLAGDAPASWRGRLEAAGIACRPHLAGLVEQPAMTAVWREHLATALGHLA, from the coding sequence ATGGCCTGCGGCATCGTTTTGGCCGCCCATGGCTCCCGGCATCCCGGGGCCATGGCCGGACTAGCCGCCTTTGGCGAACGCCTCGGCCGGGAATACCCGGAGTGTCTGGTGGCCATCGCCCGCACGATCGGCCGCAAGCACGGCGGCACCGAGGCCTTCGGCGGGGCGCGGCGCGTGCCGGACGTCCTGGCCGCCATGGCGGAGAGGGGGATAAAACGGGTAGCGGTCCAGTCCCTGCACGTGGTGCCGGGCGAGGAATATCACGAGATGCTGGCCGGGCTGCGGCGGTTTCTGGAAAACGGCGGCCGGCGCATGACCTTTTCCGTTGGCGCGCCGCTTCTGGCCAGCCTTGCCGATGTGGACCGGGTGGCCGGGGCGGTGCTGGCCGGGCTGCCGCCGGAGCGCGCGCCGAACGAGGCGCTGGTGGTCATGGGACACGGCGCGCCGCCGCCCGGGGCCGGCTTTTACGAGGCGCTGCGCGAAAAACTTTTCCGCCTCGATCCGCTCGCCCGGTTCGGGGCCATGCCGCGCGAGCGGGGGGTGCCGTGCCCCGATCTCGAAGCCATCGTGGCCGACCTGACAGCCCGGAATGTGCGCACCGCCTGGCTCTTGCCCTTTCTCACCGTGGCCGGGGCCCATGCCTGCTGCGACCTGGCCGGCGACGCCCCGGCCTCCTGGCGCGGCCGCCTGGAAGCCGCCGGCATCGCCTGCCGGCCGCACCTCGCCGGACTTGTCGAACAGCCGGCCATGACCGCCGTCTGGCGCGAGCATCTGGCCACCGCCCTGGGCCACCTCGCGTAA